One part of the Symbiobacterium terraclitae genome encodes these proteins:
- a CDS encoding PH domain-containing protein has protein sequence MGLLDGLMGNASEVSASEAQQEFGTILAAGENIEKAYRLIRDMFLFTNRRLILVDKQGLTGRKIEYHSIPYRSITHFAIETAGHFDLDAELKLWVTGTAEPIVKQFNRSLNIYELQQVLAQYVLR, from the coding sequence ATGGGTCTGTTGGACGGCCTGATGGGCAACGCATCCGAGGTGAGCGCATCCGAGGCGCAGCAGGAGTTCGGGACCATCCTGGCAGCGGGCGAGAACATCGAGAAGGCGTACCGCCTGATCCGCGACATGTTCCTGTTCACCAACCGGCGGCTGATCCTGGTCGACAAGCAGGGGCTGACGGGACGGAAGATCGAGTACCACTCCATCCCGTACCGCTCGATCACGCACTTCGCCATTGAGACGGCGGGCCACTTTGACCTGGACGCCGAGCTGAAGCTCTGGGTCACGGGAACGGCCGAGCCGATCGTGAAGCAGTTCAACCGGAGCCTGAACATCTACGAACTCCAGCAGGTGCTGGCCCAGTACGTCCTGCGGTAG
- the dat gene encoding D-amino-acid transaminase: protein MSSTVYLNGEFVPHERALISVEDRAFLFADGIYEVVRVYGGRPFDLEPHLARLSRSAGELRLPEPDGEHLAAVTRELIRRNGLDEGTVYFQITRGVHAPRAHAFPTGTAAPTVVVLTHPLSPEALAAGEQHRREGVAAITVPEQRWARCDIKSVSLLPNVLAKQQAVERGAYEALFVRDGFVIEGSSSNLFAVLDGEIVTYPACNYILNGIARQRVIRNARELGYTVREQGIPLGALDRCQELFLTSTTSEVMPIVAVDGKPVGSGAVGPVARALQAAYRDAVRALR from the coding sequence ATGTCGTCAACCGTGTACCTTAACGGCGAGTTTGTCCCGCATGAGAGGGCCCTGATCTCCGTGGAAGATCGGGCCTTTCTCTTCGCGGACGGTATCTACGAGGTGGTTCGGGTTTACGGCGGCCGTCCGTTCGACCTGGAGCCGCACCTGGCGCGGCTCTCCCGCAGCGCCGGAGAGCTGCGCCTGCCCGAGCCCGACGGCGAGCACCTGGCTGCGGTGACCCGCGAGCTCATCCGGCGCAACGGGCTGGATGAGGGGACCGTGTACTTCCAGATCACCCGCGGGGTGCATGCCCCCCGGGCACACGCCTTCCCGACCGGGACGGCGGCGCCGACTGTCGTGGTGCTGACCCACCCGCTCTCACCCGAGGCGCTCGCCGCAGGCGAACAGCACCGGCGGGAGGGCGTGGCGGCCATCACCGTGCCCGAGCAGCGCTGGGCCCGCTGCGACATCAAGAGCGTGTCGCTCCTGCCCAACGTCCTGGCCAAGCAGCAGGCGGTGGAGCGCGGCGCTTACGAGGCGCTCTTCGTCCGGGACGGGTTCGTCATCGAGGGCAGCAGCAGCAACCTCTTCGCTGTCCTGGACGGCGAGATCGTCACCTACCCCGCCTGCAACTACATCCTGAACGGCATCGCCCGCCAGCGGGTGATCCGCAACGCACGGGAACTGGGCTACACCGTGCGGGAGCAGGGAATCCCCCTCGGTGCGCTGGACCGCTGCCAGGAGCTCTTCCTCACCTCCACCACGTCGGAAGTCATGCCGATCGTGGCCGTGGACGGGAAGCCAGTGGGCAGCGGCGCCGTGGGACCGGTGGCCCGGGCGCTGCAGGCGGCGTACCGGGACGCCGTGCGGGCGTTGCGATAG